The Flavobacteriales bacterium genome has a segment encoding these proteins:
- the rsgA gene encoding ribosome small subunit-dependent GTPase A, with product MKGIVVKSTGSWYNVKLDNGDVVEARIQGKFRLKGIRSTNPVAVGDLVSIKQDEGSNVITAIADRKNYIVRKSINLSKHSHIIAANVDQAILIVTISQPKTTTGFIDRFLISAEAYHIPTILVFNKIDLYNKEEQEELNNLMAIYTKIGYQCIAVSALNQENLETFKLILKDKTSVISGHSGVGKSTLLNTIEPTLNLKTSAISEMHSQGKHTTTFAEMFDLNFGGYIIDTPGVKAFGLIDFEKADLSHYFLDMLKVLDNCQFSNCQHINEPKCAVKDAVANGGIVEFRYNNYLSMYNDDEEENYRGKGY from the coding sequence GTGAAAGGAATAGTCGTAAAATCTACAGGAAGCTGGTACAACGTAAAACTTGATAATGGAGATGTTGTGGAAGCACGTATTCAAGGAAAATTTCGGCTTAAAGGCATTCGCTCTACAAACCCAGTTGCAGTTGGTGATTTAGTAAGCATAAAACAGGATGAAGGGAGTAATGTGATTACAGCAATTGCAGATAGAAAAAACTACATTGTTCGAAAATCAATAAACTTATCTAAACACTCGCACATTATTGCTGCTAATGTTGACCAAGCCATTTTAATTGTAACCATTTCGCAACCTAAAACTACAACAGGTTTTATTGATCGATTTTTAATTTCGGCGGAAGCCTACCACATTCCTACCATATTAGTGTTTAACAAAATTGATTTATATAATAAGGAAGAACAGGAAGAGTTAAACAACTTGATGGCTATTTATACAAAAATAGGTTATCAATGTATAGCTGTTTCGGCTTTAAACCAAGAAAATTTAGAGACGTTCAAACTAATTTTAAAAGATAAAACTTCGGTTATATCAGGTCATTCGGGTGTTGGAAAATCTACTTTGTTAAATACCATAGAACCAACATTGAATTTAAAAACCAGTGCCATTTCTGAAATGCACTCACAAGGAAAACACACCACTACTTTTGCTGAAATGTTCGATTTAAATTTTGGAGGATACATTATAGATACGCCTGGAGTAAAAGCTTTTGGGTTGATTGATTTTGAAAAAGCAGACTTATCTCACTATTTTTTAGATATGTTAAAAGTTTTAGATAATTGCCAGTTTAGTAATTGCCAACACATTAACGAACCCAAATGTGCGGTAAAAGATGCTGTTGCAAATGGAGGGATTGTTGAGTTTCGATACAACAACTATTTAAGCATGTATAACGACGACGAGGAAGAGAATTATCGAGGAAAAGGGTATTAA
- the gldA gene encoding gliding motility-associated ABC transporter ATP-binding subunit GldA — MSIEVKNVSKIYGEQKALDNVSFTVEPGQIVGFLGPNGAGKSTMMKIITCFIPQTEGQIKVCGFDVTEQPIDVKKHVGYLPEHNPLYLDMYVKEYLDFTAGVYKIPNKRERIKEMVEMVGLTLEQNKKIGALSKGYRQRVGLAQAMIHNPDVLILDEPTTGLDPNQLEEIRNLIKRIGQEKTIMLSTHIMQEVEAICDKTIIINKGVIVANDKTKELQKQQSKSIILTVEFDKEIDKGQLSRIDGVSNVLNKKGNSWVLEIASDKVRNNIYQFAMQNDATVLSIQTETQSLENVFKNLTK, encoded by the coding sequence ATGTCAATAGAGGTAAAAAATGTAAGTAAAATTTATGGAGAGCAAAAGGCTCTTGACAATGTTTCATTTACTGTTGAACCAGGTCAAATAGTGGGGTTTTTAGGTCCAAACGGTGCTGGAAAATCTACCATGATGAAAATTATTACTTGTTTTATCCCTCAAACCGAAGGACAAATAAAAGTTTGTGGCTTTGATGTAACCGAACAACCAATTGATGTGAAAAAACATGTGGGCTACTTGCCAGAACACAATCCTTTGTATTTAGACATGTATGTAAAGGAGTATTTGGATTTTACTGCTGGTGTTTATAAAATACCTAACAAACGTGAGCGAATAAAGGAGATGGTTGAAATGGTTGGTTTAACGCTGGAACAAAACAAAAAAATTGGCGCCTTATCAAAAGGATATCGTCAGCGTGTTGGCTTGGCTCAAGCCATGATTCACAATCCTGATGTATTGATTTTAGATGAACCAACAACAGGTTTAGACCCCAATCAATTAGAAGAAATTCGAAATTTGATTAAAAGAATTGGACAAGAAAAAACCATTATGCTTTCAACGCACATTATGCAAGAGGTTGAAGCTATATGCGACAAAACCATTATCATTAATAAAGGAGTAATTGTTGCCAATGATAAAACCAAAGAGTTACAAAAACAACAATCAAAATCCATCATTTTAACGGTGGAGTTTGATAAAGAAATTGATAAAGGTCAATTGTCTAGAATTGATGGTGTTTCAAATGTGTTAAACAAGAAAGGCAATAGTTGGGTGTTAGAAATAGCTTCCGATAAGGTTAGAAATAATATTTACCAATTTGCAATGCAAAACGATGCAACGGTTTTATCTATTCAAACCGAAACACAGAGTTTGGAAAATGTATTTAAAAATTTAACCAAATAA
- a CDS encoding methionine adenosyltransferase — MSYLFTSESVSEGHPDKVADQISDALIDNFLAFDADSKVACETLVTTGQVILAGEVKSKAYLDVQEIARQVIRKIGYTKSEYMFEANSCGILSAIHEQSSDINQGVDRKKKEEQGAGDQGMMFGYATNETENYMPLALDLAHGILIELAALRRENKQIKYLRPDAKSQVTLEYDDNNNPIRIDAIVVSTQHDDFDAEGKMLAKIKKDIVDILIPRVKKKYPKYAHLFNNKISYHINPTGKFVIGGPHGDTGLTGRKIIVDTYGGKGAHGGGAFSGKDPSKVDRSAAYATRHIAKNLVAAGVCSEVLVQVSYAIGVAKPMGIFIDTYGTAKVKMTDGQIAKIVESVFDMRPYFIEQRLKLRTPMYSETAAYGHMGRKNEVITKTFKSPDGKEKKVKVELFTWEKLDYVPKVKKAFKLK, encoded by the coding sequence ATGTCGTATTTATTTACATCTGAATCGGTATCAGAAGGGCATCCAGACAAAGTTGCCGACCAAATTTCTGATGCGTTAATTGACAACTTTTTGGCGTTCGACGCAGACTCAAAAGTTGCTTGTGAAACATTAGTAACAACAGGGCAGGTTATTCTTGCTGGCGAAGTAAAATCTAAAGCATATTTAGATGTTCAAGAAATCGCTAGACAAGTTATTCGTAAAATAGGATATACCAAGTCTGAATACATGTTTGAAGCAAATTCATGTGGTATTCTTTCTGCTATTCACGAACAATCATCTGATATTAATCAAGGCGTTGACCGTAAAAAGAAAGAAGAGCAAGGAGCTGGTGACCAAGGTATGATGTTTGGTTATGCAACCAACGAAACTGAAAACTATATGCCGTTGGCTTTAGATTTAGCTCATGGTATTTTAATTGAATTGGCTGCTTTACGTAGAGAAAACAAACAAATTAAATACTTACGTCCAGATGCTAAATCTCAAGTAACATTAGAATATGATGACAATAACAATCCTATTCGTATTGATGCCATTGTAGTTTCTACACAACACGATGATTTTGATGCTGAAGGAAAAATGTTGGCTAAAATTAAAAAAGACATCGTTGATATTTTAATTCCAAGAGTTAAAAAGAAATATCCAAAATACGCTCATTTATTCAACAATAAAATTAGTTACCACATTAACCCAACGGGTAAATTTGTTATAGGTGGTCCTCACGGTGATACTGGTTTAACTGGTAGAAAAATTATTGTAGATACTTATGGTGGTAAAGGTGCTCACGGTGGTGGTGCTTTCTCGGGTAAAGATCCAAGTAAAGTTGACCGTTCAGCAGCTTATGCTACTCGTCATATTGCTAAAAACTTAGTTGCTGCAGGAGTTTGTTCTGAAGTGTTGGTTCAAGTTTCTTATGCAATTGGTGTTGCGAAACCAATGGGTATTTTTATTGATACTTATGGTACAGCTAAAGTTAAAATGACTGATGGTCAGATTGCTAAAATCGTAGAATCGGTATTTGATATGCGACCTTATTTTATTGAGCAACGATTAAAATTACGTACTCCAATGTATAGCGAAACTGCTGCTTACGGACACATGGGGCGTAAAAATGAAGTGATTACAAAAACGTTTAAATCACCAGACGGAAAAGAGAAAAAAGTAAAAGTTGAATTGTTTACTTGGGAAAAATTAGATTATGTTCCTAAAGTGAAAAAAGCTTTTAAACTAAAATAA
- a CDS encoding MotA/TolQ/ExbB proton channel family protein: protein MKKLLALLTITSVLSFGMLNNSVYAQTEPAAEETVVEETPAPAEAAPVAAEAPAEEVAPAEQSFTQVIKQKFIEGGPEFMGIVLVCLILGLAIVIERVIYLNMSTTNTTKLLKNIEDALSSGGVDAAKEVCRNTKGPVASIFYQGLERSHEGVDMVEKSVVSYGGVQMGLLEKGISWISLFIALAPMLGFMGTVIGMIDAFDAIAAAGDISPAVVADGIKVALLTTVFGLIVAIILQIFYNYLVAKVDGLVNDMENASISLIDILVKHDLSKK, encoded by the coding sequence ATGAAAAAGTTATTAGCACTATTAACAATTACAAGCGTTTTAAGCTTTGGTATGTTAAACAATTCAGTTTATGCTCAAACAGAACCAGCAGCTGAAGAAACAGTAGTAGAAGAAACTCCAGCTCCAGCAGAAGCTGCGCCAGTAGCTGCAGAAGCACCAGCTGAAGAAGTTGCTCCAGCAGAACAATCTTTTACTCAAGTTATTAAACAAAAATTTATTGAAGGTGGTCCTGAGTTTATGGGTATCGTTTTAGTGTGTTTAATTTTAGGTCTTGCAATTGTTATTGAAAGAGTTATCTATTTAAACATGTCTACTACAAACACTACTAAATTATTAAAAAACATCGAAGATGCATTGTCATCAGGTGGTGTTGATGCTGCTAAAGAAGTTTGTAGAAATACAAAAGGTCCGGTAGCTAGTATTTTTTACCAAGGTTTAGAAAGAAGCCACGAAGGTGTTGATATGGTTGAGAAATCAGTTGTATCATACGGTGGTGTTCAAATGGGATTATTAGAGAAAGGAATTTCTTGGATTTCATTATTTATTGCTCTTGCTCCAATGTTAGGTTTCATGGGTACCGTTATTGGTATGATTGACGCTTTTGATGCAATTGCTGCTGCTGGTGATATCTCTCCTGCTGTTGTTGCTGATGGTATTAAAGTGGCTTTATTAACTACTGTATTTGGATTAATTGTAGCAATTATCTTACAAATTTTCTATAATTACTTAGTTGCGAAAGTTGATGGTTTAGTTAACGATATGGAAAATGCTTCTATTTCATTAATTGACATTTTAGTAAAACACGATTTATCTAAAAAATAA
- a CDS encoding biopolymer transporter ExbD — protein MAKREISEINAGSMADIAFLLLIFFLVTTTMDTDTGLLRRLPPPPEDKNEEIDIKQRNIFEVLVNANDQLLADGEYIQVTELKAKVKEFIKGDPNNPEMPEFKNEEVPIFGTIPVSKQIVSLQNDNGTSYQMYIKVQNELIAAYREVRNERALKEFGKTYDELAATAESSETIANQAEAIKSIYPQRISEAEPKAIGGGQ, from the coding sequence ATGGCAAAAAGAGAAATATCTGAAATAAATGCCGGCTCTATGGCCGATATTGCTTTCTTGCTTTTAATTTTCTTCTTGGTTACCACAACTATGGATACCGATACTGGATTATTGAGAAGATTGCCACCTCCACCAGAAGATAAAAACGAAGAAATCGACATTAAACAACGTAATATTTTTGAAGTGTTGGTTAATGCGAATGATCAATTGTTAGCTGATGGTGAATACATTCAAGTAACGGAGCTTAAAGCTAAAGTGAAAGAATTTATTAAGGGAGATCCAAACAATCCAGAAATGCCAGAGTTTAAAAATGAGGAAGTGCCAATTTTTGGAACTATTCCTGTTTCTAAACAAATTGTTTCATTACAAAATGATAACGGAACATCTTATCAAATGTACATTAAAGTACAAAATGAGTTGATTGCCGCTTACAGAGAAGTTAGAAACGAAAGAGCATTAAAGGAATTTGGTAAAACATACGATGAGTTAGCTGCAACTGCTGAATCTTCTGAGACGATTGCAAATCAAGCAGAAGCGATTAAGTCAATTTACCCTCAACGTATTTCTGAGGCAGAACCTAAAGCTATAGGAGGAGGTCAATAA
- a CDS encoding biopolymer transporter ExbD, with product MSKFRKNGKKSQPAVNTAALPDIVFMLLFFFMVTTTMRETTLKVKVVTPKATEVEKMEKKSLVSYIYIGEPIKSLQGAFGTAPRIQLNDVFATKEDLFQFVEMEKDKRDEAERNMITWSLKVDQDTKMGIVTEVKQEMRKVNALKINYSSKKTDKIVD from the coding sequence ATGTCAAAATTTAGAAAAAACGGAAAAAAAAGTCAGCCAGCTGTAAATACTGCGGCTTTACCTGACATCGTTTTCATGTTGTTATTTTTCTTTATGGTTACAACAACCATGAGAGAAACTACCTTGAAAGTAAAAGTGGTAACTCCAAAAGCTACTGAGGTAGAAAAAATGGAGAAAAAATCGTTGGTAAGCTACATTTACATTGGAGAGCCAATTAAATCGTTACAAGGTGCGTTTGGTACTGCCCCACGTATTCAGTTAAACGATGTTTTTGCAACTAAAGAAGATTTGTTTCAATTTGTTGAAATGGAAAAAGACAAAAGAGACGAAGCTGAACGTAACATGATTACTTGGTCGTTAAAAGTTGATCAAGATACCAAAATGGGTATTGTTACAGAAGTAAAACAAGAAATGAGAAAAGTTAATGCGTTGAAAATTAACTACTCATCTAAAAAAACGGATAAGATTGTAGATTAA
- a CDS encoding aldehyde dehydrogenase, which translates to MQKIKNYINGELIAPINNTYIDNVNPSIGQVYSLIPDSDEQDVDLATKAALAAFPSWSKTPKEKRSRIIQQIAFLIEKNLDKLAEAESIDNGKPLKLAKSVDIPRAASNFNFYATGILHYASESHAMEDTAINYTLREPIGVCGCISPWNLPLYLFSWKIAPALAAGNTVVAKPSEVTPMTAYLLSEICIEAGLPKGVLNIVHGLGHKVGAAITSHPDIPVISFTGGTVTGKQIISTAGPMFKKLSLELGGKNPNIIFDDCDFEDALRTTVHSSFANQGQICLCGSRIFVQKGIYEKFKTAFVDKVKKLQVGNPFDENTNVGAVVSEPHMKKVLSYVDLAKEEGGTVLCGGSQYIVDGEFKTGYYIQPTIIEGLSYTCRTNQEEIFGPVVTIMPFETEEEVLMMANSTKYGLAATVWTNNLKKAHRVAGNLHSGIVWVNTWLLRDLRTPFGGVKQSGVGREGGFEALNFFTEPKNVCIKL; encoded by the coding sequence ATGCAAAAAATTAAAAATTACATTAATGGAGAATTAATTGCTCCAATAAACAATACGTATATTGATAATGTTAATCCTTCAATTGGTCAGGTTTATTCATTAATTCCTGATTCTGACGAACAAGATGTTGATTTGGCAACAAAAGCTGCTTTAGCTGCTTTCCCATCGTGGAGTAAAACTCCAAAAGAAAAACGCTCAAGAATAATTCAACAAATTGCTTTTTTAATTGAGAAAAATCTCGATAAACTGGCTGAAGCAGAATCTATTGATAATGGCAAACCTTTGAAATTAGCTAAGTCTGTTGATATTCCTCGTGCAGCAAGCAACTTTAATTTTTATGCAACAGGAATTTTGCATTATGCTTCCGAATCTCACGCCATGGAAGATACCGCTATAAATTACACCTTGCGTGAACCTATTGGAGTTTGCGGATGTATTTCTCCTTGGAATTTACCTTTGTATTTATTCAGTTGGAAAATAGCTCCTGCATTAGCTGCAGGAAATACTGTTGTTGCAAAACCTTCTGAAGTTACACCAATGACCGCATATTTATTATCTGAAATATGTATTGAAGCAGGTTTGCCAAAAGGTGTTTTAAACATTGTGCACGGTTTAGGTCATAAAGTTGGTGCTGCTATCACAAGCCATCCTGACATTCCAGTAATTTCTTTTACAGGAGGTACTGTTACTGGAAAACAAATTATTTCTACTGCTGGCCCAATGTTTAAAAAACTATCTTTAGAATTAGGCGGTAAAAACCCTAATATTATTTTCGATGATTGCGATTTTGAAGATGCGTTACGAACTACTGTTCATTCATCTTTTGCCAACCAAGGTCAAATTTGCTTATGTGGCTCAAGAATTTTTGTACAAAAAGGAATTTATGAAAAATTTAAAACTGCATTTGTAGACAAGGTAAAGAAACTACAAGTAGGAAATCCATTTGATGAAAACACCAATGTTGGTGCAGTAGTTTCAGAACCACACATGAAAAAAGTACTTTCTTATGTAGATTTAGCTAAAGAAGAAGGTGGTACCGTATTGTGTGGTGGAAGTCAATATATAGTAGATGGCGAATTTAAAACCGGTTATTATATTCAACCTACAATTATTGAGGGACTAAGTTACACTTGTAGAACAAATCAAGAAGAAATATTTGGACCAGTAGTAACCATTATGCCTTTTGAAACTGAGGAAGAAGTGTTAATGATGGCAAATAGTACTAAATATGGCTTAGCTGCTACGGTATGGACAAACAACCTTAAAAAAGCACATCGAGTAGCAGGAAATTTACACTCAGGTATAGTTTGGGTAAACACATGGTTGTTACGCGATTTAAGAACTCCTTTTGGCGGTGTAAAACAATCGGGAGTCGGTAGAGAAGGTGGATTTGAAGCACTAAACTTTTTTACTGAACCTAAAAATGTTTGTATTAAGCTTTGA
- a CDS encoding CopD family protein: MYSIIIIIHVLAATIWTGGHLILAIAILPKILRTKDIDALTKFEENFEKIGIPALILQVITGVYLAYRLLPNISEWFSFSSTISTHIGIKLSLLLITLLLALHARFRLIPNLSEKNLFFLAVHIIMVAFVSVLFVITGLSLRLQLF, encoded by the coding sequence ATGTATTCAATAATTATTATCATTCATGTATTAGCCGCCACTATTTGGACTGGTGGGCACTTAATTTTGGCAATTGCAATACTTCCTAAAATATTACGTACCAAGGATATTGATGCCTTAACAAAATTTGAAGAAAATTTTGAAAAAATTGGCATTCCAGCACTAATTCTACAAGTAATAACTGGTGTTTACCTTGCTTACCGTTTATTGCCTAATATCAGTGAATGGTTTAGTTTTTCATCAACTATTTCAACCCACATTGGCATAAAATTATCACTCTTACTTATCACCCTTCTTCTAGCACTTCATGCAAGATTTCGGTTAATCCCTAATCTTTCAGAAAAAAATTTATTTTTCTTAGCTGTTCATATCATTATGGTGGCGTTTGTTTCTGTTTTGTTTGTTATTACAGGATTGAGTTTGAGATTACAGTTGTTTTAA
- the mtgA gene encoding monofunctional biosynthetic peptidoglycan transglycosylase — protein sequence MKKFYSRIWKIFLKTFLWFIAISIGLVLIFKWVPIPVTPLMLIRCVEQKMDGKEMTLKKTWVPKEEISNSLQLAVVCSEDQNFLKHHGFDFGAIEKAMKHNKKSKKKRGASTISQQTAKNVFLWPGRSWVRKGFEVYFTFLIETFWSKERIMEVYLNVIEMGPGIYGAEAASQAYFKKSAINISKQQSATIAVVLPSPLKYNAKRPSAFLQGRINWTMKQMRFWGGKLDYDKEEKNPKKK from the coding sequence ATGAAGAAATTCTATTCTCGAATTTGGAAAATATTCCTCAAGACTTTTCTTTGGTTTATTGCAATTAGCATTGGTTTAGTTTTAATATTTAAGTGGGTGCCGATACCCGTAACACCATTAATGCTTATTCGTTGTGTGGAGCAAAAAATGGATGGTAAAGAAATGACCTTAAAAAAAACATGGGTACCAAAAGAGGAGATTTCAAATTCATTGCAATTAGCAGTGGTTTGTTCTGAAGACCAAAATTTTTTAAAACACCATGGTTTTGATTTTGGAGCAATTGAAAAAGCCATGAAACACAACAAAAAAAGTAAGAAAAAACGCGGTGCAAGTACTATTAGCCAACAAACAGCCAAAAATGTTTTTTTATGGCCAGGACGAAGTTGGGTAAGAAAAGGTTTTGAAGTTTACTTTACCTTTTTAATTGAGACCTTTTGGAGTAAAGAAAGGATAATGGAGGTTTATTTAAACGTAATAGAAATGGGTCCAGGCATTTATGGCGCTGAAGCGGCTTCTCAAGCATATTTTAAAAAATCAGCAATAAACATAAGTAAACAACAATCAGCAACTATTGCTGTTGTTTTGCCTAGCCCGTTAAAATACAATGCCAAACGACCAAGCGCTTTCTTACAAGGAAGAATTAATTGGACCATGAAGCAAATGCGTTTCTGGGGAGGAAAGTTGGATTATGACAAGGAAGAAAAGAACCCCAAGAAAAAGTAA
- a CDS encoding DUF2480 family protein, translating to MEKEIINRVEKSGLIQVSLDDFYPKGERVVFDMKNCLHEGFVLIENNFRDFVKNYDWKIYQDKYVSIICSTDAIVPLWAYMLVASQLKPFAKNVVFGSTQELEKTILTEVLNQHDFSIYQDATVIVKGCGKHPIPEAVFVDFTNRLQDFAKSIMFGEACSAVPLYKRK from the coding sequence ATGGAAAAGGAAATCATAAATAGAGTTGAAAAGAGCGGATTAATTCAAGTGAGTTTGGATGATTTTTACCCAAAAGGCGAACGAGTAGTTTTTGACATGAAGAACTGTTTGCATGAAGGTTTTGTGCTAATTGAAAACAACTTTAGAGATTTTGTAAAAAACTATGATTGGAAAATTTATCAAGATAAATACGTTTCAATTATTTGCTCAACTGATGCCATTGTTCCATTATGGGCTTACATGTTGGTAGCATCACAATTAAAACCGTTCGCTAAAAATGTGGTTTTTGGAAGTACTCAAGAATTAGAAAAAACCATTCTAACAGAAGTTTTAAATCAACACGATTTTTCTATTTATCAAGATGCAACTGTAATTGTAAAAGGCTGTGGAAAACACCCGATTCCAGAAGCGGTTTTTGTTGATTTTACCAATCGTTTGCAAGACTTTGCCAAATCCATAATGTTTGGAGAAGCTTGTTCGGCTGTACCTTTATATAAAAGAAAATAG
- a CDS encoding aldehyde dehydrogenase family protein, with product MSEVLTANTFGIQEALKALGLKEVNEGTSTGSNNFGGGELISSYSPTDGKLIGKVTTTTKEDYEKVMNAATSAFITFRAIPAPQRGEIVRQFGNKLRELKEPLGKLVSYEMGKSLQEGYGEVQEMIDICDFAVGLSRQLNGQTIPSERPGHVMREQWHPIGVVGIISAFNFPVAVWAWNTALAWICGDVCVWKASEKAPLCSVACQNIIAAILKENKLPEGISCIINGDYKVGEMMTTDARIPLVSATGSTRMGRIVGTTVAQRFGKSLLELGGNNAIIITPSADLKVVVPGAVFGAVGTCGQRCTSTRRLIIHESVYDKVRDAIVGAYKQIKIGNPLDETKHVGPLIDKDAVNTYLAAIEKAKAEGGKVLVEGGVLSGEGYESGCYVKPCIIEAENHFEIVQHETFAPILYLMKYKGEVENAIEKQNGVAQGLSSAIMTNEMKEAEKFLSFSGSDCGIANVNIGTSGAEIGGAFGGEKETGGGRESGSDAWKVYMRRQTNTINYSDSLPLAQGIKFDL from the coding sequence ATGTCTGAAGTTTTAACAGCAAATACATTTGGAATTCAAGAAGCATTAAAGGCTTTAGGTTTAAAAGAAGTTAATGAAGGAACATCAACGGGGTCTAACAACTTTGGTGGAGGAGAATTGATTTCTTCATACTCTCCAACCGATGGTAAATTGATTGGAAAAGTAACCACAACTACTAAAGAAGACTACGAAAAGGTAATGAATGCTGCAACTAGTGCTTTTATTACTTTCAGAGCTATTCCAGCGCCACAACGAGGAGAAATTGTTCGTCAGTTTGGAAATAAATTAAGAGAGTTAAAAGAACCACTAGGTAAATTGGTTTCTTACGAAATGGGGAAATCTTTACAAGAAGGTTACGGCGAAGTTCAAGAAATGATTGACATCTGTGATTTTGCAGTTGGGTTATCAAGACAATTGAATGGTCAAACCATACCATCTGAGCGTCCTGGACACGTAATGAGAGAGCAATGGCATCCGATTGGAGTTGTTGGAATTATTTCAGCATTTAATTTCCCCGTAGCTGTTTGGGCTTGGAATACAGCTTTAGCATGGATTTGTGGAGATGTATGTGTGTGGAAAGCTTCAGAGAAAGCACCATTGTGTTCGGTGGCTTGTCAAAACATAATTGCAGCAATTTTAAAAGAAAATAAATTGCCAGAAGGAATTTCTTGTATCATTAACGGAGATTATAAAGTTGGTGAAATGATGACAACAGATGCTAGAATTCCATTGGTTTCAGCAACAGGTTCAACCCGAATGGGAAGAATTGTTGGTACAACTGTTGCTCAACGATTCGGAAAATCTTTATTAGAATTAGGTGGAAACAATGCCATTATTATTACTCCATCGGCTGATTTAAAAGTAGTAGTTCCAGGAGCTGTTTTTGGTGCTGTTGGTACTTGCGGACAACGATGTACTTCTACACGTAGATTAATTATTCACGAATCGGTTTATGATAAAGTAAGAGATGCTATTGTTGGTGCTTACAAACAAATTAAAATTGGAAATCCATTAGATGAAACCAAACATGTTGGTCCGTTAATCGATAAAGATGCTGTAAATACCTACTTAGCTGCAATTGAAAAAGCGAAAGCCGAAGGAGGAAAAGTATTGGTAGAAGGTGGTGTATTAAGTGGCGAAGGTTACGAGAGTGGATGTTATGTTAAACCTTGTATTATTGAAGCAGAGAATCATTTTGAAATTGTACAACATGAAACTTTTGCCCCAATTTTATATTTAATGAAATACAAAGGAGAAGTTGAAAATGCTATTGAAAAACAAAATGGCGTTGCTCAAGGATTATCTTCTGCAATTATGACTAACGAAATGAAAGAAGCTGAGAAATTCTTATCATTCTCAGGTTCTGATTGTGGTATAGCTAATGTAAATATTGGTACTTCTGGTGCTGAAATTGGAGGGGCTTTTGGTGGCGAAAAAGAAACAGGTGGTGGTCGTGAATCGGGTTCTGATGCTTGGAAAGTTTACATGAGAAGACAAACAAACACCATTAACTATTCTGATAGTTTACCTTTAGCACAAGGAATTAAGTTTGATTTATAA